In Clavibacter californiensis, the sequence TCTCCCGGGGACGGACGAGCTGGCCCGCCTCGCACCGCCCGCCCCGCTCGCGGCCGTACCCCGCGTCGATCCCGACGAGGTCGACCGACGTGCGGGCGAGAGCGCGTTCCGGTCGGTGGTCGCCGTCGCCGCCCTCGTGGACGAGCTGACCCGCGAGCCCGCGCGCGAGCTGAGCCGAGGCGGCATGTCCCTTCCCGACGCGCGCCGGCTGGCCGCCGCGCTCGGTGCCGACCTCGACGACGTCCCCGCCTACCTGTCCCTCGCCGACCGCGCGACGCTCGTCGGAAGGTCGGATCGCGCCTGGTCCACGACGACGGCATCCGCCGCCTGGTCCGCCCGGCCGACCGCTGAGAGGTGGGAGGCACTCGCCGCGGCCTGGCTGGAGGCGCTGTCGCCCGCCACCCGCGGCATCCTCGCGGAGCGCGCCGAGGCGTCGTGGGGAGCTGGGCTCGTCGACAGCGTCCTCTGGCGCTTCCCCGGCGGATCCGCCTGGATCGGCGAGCGCATCACCGCCTTCACGCGCGACGCCGGGCTCCTCGGCATCTCGACGGGTGACGTCCCGAGCTCCGCGGGCCGCGCGCTCCTCACAACGGGGCCTGGGGCCGCGGCCGCCGCGCTCGCGCCGCACCTGCCCGCCGAGGTCGATCGGGTCTACCTGCAGCACGACCTCACCGTCGTCTCCCCCGGCCCGCTCGATCCCGCGGTCGAGTCGCGCCTGCTCGAGGTCGCCGACGCCGAGGGGCGGGGGCTGGCCGCGACCTACCGGATCTCCACCGCATCCGTCACGCGCGCCCTCGCGTCCGGCGCGACGGCCGACGCCATCCGCGCCCTCCTGGCGGAGATCTCGCTGACCGGCGTCCCCCAGCCCCTCGACTACCTCATCGACGAGGCCGCCGCGCGCTTCGGCCGCCTCCGCGTCCGCCCGGCGTCGCCCTCCGACGCGGTCCCGGATGCCCGGTCGGCGATCGTCTCCGACGACGGGCCGCTGCTCGCCACCCTCCTCGTCGACCGCGACCTCGCGCAGCTGCGGCTCGTGCGCGCGGGCGACGCGGTGCTCACGTCCGCCGCATCGCCCGATGCCGTGGAGCGCGCGCTCGCGGCCGCCCGGCTCGCCCCCGTCCGCGAGGACGCGGCAGGGCACCGGATCGCACCAGCCCCGCGGACCGCCCCCGCGTCCGCGACCGCCGCGGATCCCGAGCCCGACGCCGCGGACGCCCTGGTGTCCCGTGTCCGCGCGGCCGACGGCCCCGACGACGGTGTCGCATGGACGACGCGCCAGCTCGAGGTGGC encodes:
- a CDS encoding helicase-associated domain-containing protein, whose product is MTDALVLAARLRALDDAALAALVRDRHVDAARIADLFDVADALLAPDAVARSLEQLDRTALAVLAVAAEDGATAGPVSLDAVRDSLARRSGEDRLDPAELTAAARRAADTLLAGVDDAGLTTHPEVAAALAAWPADGLPGTDELARLAPPAPLAAVPRVDPDEVDRRAGESAFRSVVAVAALVDELTREPARELSRGGMSLPDARRLAAALGADLDDVPAYLSLADRATLVGRSDRAWSTTTASAAWSARPTAERWEALAAAWLEALSPATRGILAERAEASWGAGLVDSVLWRFPGGSAWIGERITAFTRDAGLLGISTGDVPSSAGRALLTTGPGAAAAALAPHLPAEVDRVYLQHDLTVVSPGPLDPAVESRLLEVADAEGRGLAATYRISTASVTRALASGATADAIRALLAEISLTGVPQPLDYLIDEAAARFGRLRVRPASPSDAVPDARSAIVSDDGPLLATLLVDRDLAQLRLVRAGDAVLTSAASPDAVERALAAARLAPVREDAAGHRIAPAPRTAPASATAADPEPDAADALVSRVRAADGPDDGVAWTTRQLEVAIRARAALRVRVRMPDGREVDHVLEPSSVAGGRLRARDRIADVERTLPLSSVVEISPAPASA